A region from the Aegilops tauschii subsp. strangulata cultivar AL8/78 chromosome 5, Aet v6.0, whole genome shotgun sequence genome encodes:
- the LOC141022829 gene encoding uncharacterized protein — MVGQNENQNGHHSKQSDFERTKPPSFSEVIDPLEADDWLRTIEKMLEIARTEEADKVLFSMHYLEGVAAIWWDNAKAMWHLDEEITWTKFKDHSRKYHILAGIMKVKQREFLALTQGSLSVSEYLHKFNHMARYSLYDVPTEGRKIDRFLGGLNQHLRCTLSMLDFPDFQTLVNKALIAEREHKLMHDNMPANNDHKHKFEPKKDGQPVQNACTWKQTHVEYKPNWQQNVNKTTTQVQNIVTNPVHEECQRNNSCFNCGQTGHYARQCPKNGKPNAPFRPQVNHLEPYSIQRTIQGQVHHISTDEAQEDPEFVIVMSFDLTNAPAFFMHIMNKVFMDFLDKFVVVFIDDILIYSKGEEEHKEHLRAALQRLRDH, encoded by the exons ATGGTTGGGCAGAATGAaaatcagaatggtcatcactcCAAGCAGTCAGATTTTGAGaggaccaagcctcccagtttcagtgAAGTTATCGATCCTTTGGAAGCtgatgattggttaaggactaTTGAGAAGATGCTTGAGATTGCTCGCACTGAAGAAGCTGACAAGGTTTTGTTCTCTATGCATTATCTTGAGGGAGTtgccgctatatggtgggataatgctaaGGCTATGTGGCATCTGGACGAAGAAATTACTTGGACTAAATTCAAGGACCATTCCCGCAAGTACCATATTCTCGCCGGTATTATGAAGGTCAAGCAACGCGAATTCCTCGCTCTCACACAAGGAAGCCTATCAGTAAGTGAGTACCTACACAAGTTCAACCATATGGCCCGTTATTCTCTCTATGATGTGCCCACAGAAGGAAGGAAGATCGACAGATTCCTTGGAGGACTGAACCAACACCTCAGATGCACTCTTAGTATGTTGGATTTCCCGGATTTCCAAACTCTAGTAAACAAAGCCCTCATTGCagaaagggaacacaagctcatgCACGACAACATGCCCGCTAATAATGATCACAAGCACAAATTCGAGCCTAAGAAGGATGGACAACCAGTGCAGAATGCTTGTACTTGGAAGCAGACTCATGTCGAGTACAAACCAAATTGGCAACaaaatgttaacaagaccactactCAAGTCCAGAACATCGTGACCAACCCGGTGCATGAAGAATGTCAGCGCAACAATTCCTGCTTTAATTGTGGGCAaaccggacattatgccagacagtgccccaagaacgGCAAGCCAAATGCCCcattcaggccacaagtcaaTCACCTGGAACCCTACTCTATCCAGAGGACCATCCAAGGGCAAGTTCACCACATCTCCACAgatgaagcccaagaggaccCAGAATTCGTCATCG TCATGTCATTTgatctcaccaatgcccctgccttcttcatgcatatcatGAATAAGGTATTCATGGatttcttggataagtttgtggtggtcttcatcgatgacatcctcatCTACTCAAAGGGTGAAGAAGAACACAAGGAACATCTCAGAGCAGCTTTGCAAAGGCTCCGTGACCAttag